In one window of Streptomyces sp. FXJ1.172 DNA:
- a CDS encoding helix-turn-helix transcriptional regulator: MERSDGSLSRRGLRGRETELEQLRAVLASVVGTGSGALVLLRGEPGIGKTALLGEVVTTAGAAGFAVGLGKADELHHIVPLSSMAACLLYGDRPLLSSDAFADLTRHHDQRIWLVERVAEAIEARAAEMPVLIALDDVQWADSLSRFALKQLPARLRTSPVLWVLTGRQDPAGPAPEIVEAAESGLLSVTVPLGPLSGTAIDQLADDTLGAAVDERVRQLLDGAGGNPFLAVEMLTGLRTTGPSGEPVPEGLVVGVRGRLRSLDPSTLRFLQMGAVLGRRFGLLEAAALYGRPSAGLLAELEEAVRAGLLDDDGDQLVFRHDLLRQAVYVDIPPSARKALHREAAGHLVAAGHRPIDAVSHILRSAQPGDDEAVTLLRQAADDVLSVTPGLAADLMTRALELVPPGRPLWYDVGVQAIVCLTRAGRNREALETGDRLLAARPPLETFGRIQAALGGTLWNLDVAEELRRRAETALALGGAAPEVEARLIALRALALSRGEDLGAAREAGENALRAAIATGDREAHVLALFGLGESALNAGANAVALERFTALSAVDPAFLPEEIVAHQHMDDFEAGRRLLLRTADDGGSVSQTMLLWAQASQHLGLGDLDDAEADLVTMERLENDVHICVQQVNARVIRSWIALLRGDREAARHQLTAARERRATKPNPGNTAAVRFLEALIADDEGNTALALDGIRRVQQEGPFMRWRLLRTWVDSAIRMALGGADHALAEDLAAQAEAHGARNPAVPTATGIAAQAAGLVRGDLALLERAVALLGESPRPLVRAGAHADLGRALLTAGRGTEAKAALTRAHGLFAESGAHAAAARVQRDLDRAGAGSRGATTPRPVQGWEALTASEKKIARLVAAGHTNRSAADLLVVSPHTVNTHLTSAFRKLSVNSRVQLAHVVMALPED; this comes from the coding sequence GTGGAGCGGTCGGACGGGTCGCTGTCCCGGCGCGGTCTGCGTGGCCGAGAGACCGAACTCGAACAGCTGCGGGCCGTCCTCGCATCGGTGGTCGGCACCGGAAGCGGCGCCTTGGTCCTGCTCCGAGGGGAGCCGGGCATCGGCAAGACCGCGCTGCTCGGCGAGGTCGTCACCACGGCCGGTGCGGCGGGCTTCGCGGTCGGTCTGGGCAAGGCCGACGAGCTGCACCACATCGTCCCGCTCTCGTCGATGGCCGCCTGCCTCCTGTATGGTGACCGGCCGCTGCTGTCCAGTGACGCGTTCGCCGACCTCACCCGCCATCACGACCAGCGGATCTGGCTGGTCGAGCGCGTGGCGGAAGCGATCGAGGCCAGGGCCGCCGAGATGCCCGTGCTGATCGCCCTGGACGACGTGCAGTGGGCCGATTCACTGAGCCGGTTCGCCCTGAAACAGCTCCCGGCACGCCTGCGGACATCGCCGGTTCTGTGGGTGCTCACCGGGCGGCAGGATCCCGCCGGCCCGGCGCCGGAGATCGTCGAGGCGGCCGAGAGCGGGCTCCTGTCGGTCACCGTGCCCCTGGGACCGCTCTCCGGCACGGCGATCGACCAGCTGGCCGACGACACCCTGGGCGCGGCCGTCGACGAGCGGGTGCGGCAGTTGCTCGACGGAGCCGGCGGGAACCCGTTCCTGGCGGTCGAGATGCTCACGGGACTGCGGACCACCGGCCCGTCGGGGGAGCCCGTGCCCGAGGGGCTCGTGGTGGGCGTGCGCGGCAGGCTCAGGTCACTTGACCCCAGCACCCTGCGCTTCCTGCAGATGGGAGCGGTGCTGGGACGCAGATTCGGCCTCCTCGAGGCCGCCGCGCTCTACGGCCGACCGTCCGCCGGCCTGCTCGCGGAGCTGGAGGAGGCGGTGCGCGCCGGGCTCCTGGACGACGACGGCGACCAGCTGGTCTTCCGGCACGACCTGCTGCGCCAGGCCGTCTACGTGGACATCCCGCCGTCGGCCCGCAAGGCCCTGCACCGGGAGGCCGCGGGACACCTGGTCGCGGCCGGGCACCGGCCGATCGACGCGGTGTCGCACATTCTCCGGAGCGCCCAGCCCGGAGACGACGAAGCGGTGACGCTGCTGCGGCAGGCCGCCGACGACGTCCTGTCGGTCACGCCGGGCCTCGCGGCCGACCTGATGACGCGCGCCCTGGAACTGGTGCCTCCCGGACGGCCGTTGTGGTACGACGTCGGTGTGCAGGCGATCGTCTGTCTGACCCGGGCCGGCCGGAACCGCGAGGCGCTGGAGACCGGCGACCGGCTGCTGGCCGCCCGGCCGCCGCTGGAGACGTTCGGCCGGATCCAGGCCGCCCTCGGCGGGACGCTGTGGAACCTGGACGTCGCCGAGGAGTTGCGCCGCCGCGCCGAGACAGCCCTCGCGCTCGGCGGTGCCGCCCCGGAGGTCGAGGCGCGGCTCATCGCCCTGCGCGCGCTGGCCCTCTCCCGGGGCGAGGATCTCGGCGCGGCACGGGAGGCCGGCGAGAACGCCCTGCGTGCGGCCATCGCGACCGGTGACCGGGAGGCACACGTGCTGGCCCTGTTCGGTCTGGGGGAGAGCGCTCTGAACGCGGGTGCGAACGCCGTCGCGCTGGAACGCTTCACCGCGCTCAGCGCCGTCGACCCCGCCTTCCTTCCCGAGGAGATCGTCGCGCACCAGCACATGGACGACTTCGAGGCCGGCCGGCGGCTGCTGCTGCGGACGGCGGACGACGGCGGCTCGGTGTCGCAGACCATGCTGCTGTGGGCACAGGCCTCGCAGCATCTGGGGCTGGGTGATCTCGACGACGCGGAGGCCGACCTGGTCACCATGGAGCGCCTGGAGAACGACGTACACATCTGCGTCCAGCAGGTGAACGCCCGGGTGATCCGCTCCTGGATCGCCCTGCTGCGCGGCGACCGGGAAGCAGCGCGGCACCAGCTGACCGCCGCGCGGGAACGACGCGCGACCAAACCGAACCCGGGCAACACGGCAGCGGTGCGCTTCCTGGAGGCGCTCATCGCCGACGACGAGGGGAACACCGCGCTCGCCCTCGACGGGATCCGGCGGGTGCAGCAGGAAGGTCCCTTCATGCGCTGGCGGCTGCTGCGCACCTGGGTCGACTCCGCGATACGCATGGCCCTCGGCGGCGCGGACCACGCGCTGGCGGAGGATCTGGCCGCACAGGCCGAGGCCCACGGCGCCCGCAACCCGGCCGTGCCCACCGCCACGGGCATCGCCGCCCAGGCCGCGGGCCTGGTGCGGGGCGACCTCGCTCTGCTGGAACGCGCGGTGGCACTCCTCGGGGAAAGCCCGCGCCCGCTGGTCCGGGCCGGCGCCCATGCCGATCTCGGCCGGGCACTGCTGACGGCAGGCCGGGGAACCGAGGCCAAGGCCGCCCTGACCCGCGCCCACGGCCTGTTCGCCGAGTCGGGTGCCCACGCCGCGGCGGCACGCGTACAGCGCGATCTGGACCGTGCCGGGGCCGGCAGCCGCGGGGCGACCACACCGCGCCCGGTCCAGGGCTGGGAGGCGCTCACGGCCTCGGAGAAGAAGATCGCGCGCCTGGTCGCCGCGGGCCACACCAACCGGTCGGCCGCCGATCTGCTCGTCGTCTCCCCGCACACGGTCAACACCCACCTGACCTCCGCCTTCCGCAAGCTGTCGGTCAACTCGAGGGTCCAGCTGGCCCATGTGGTCATGGCCCTGCCCGAGGACTGA
- a CDS encoding helix-turn-helix domain-containing protein: protein MSDVSVKGTGKQPAGIFYTTDGVPRERRRTYWRDAVAHTFGAVDVKLAEEVFSGTIHASPAGRTRGVTVDSEALQTVRTPRLIAGSTGDDHVVVMLLSSGLARVEQDARDAYVEPGQLFVYDRARPMRLTFPDTFRTKALVLPRHLLSLRESDLCRITASPLDSTTPLGHLLSPFLSRLVDTAGAYPQHVGDLITRNVLDLLTVLADERRGGDSAGTPSATRVLLMRVQAYIDRHLADPDLAPEAIARANQISLRYLYSLFQNEGTTVRRWIQGRRLEQCRRELARRDAASRTIAAVGRRWGFVSAAHFSRAFRGAYGMSPVEWRDHAALERRTHTSPPGA, encoded by the coding sequence ATGTCGGACGTATCGGTGAAGGGGACGGGGAAGCAGCCCGCGGGCATCTTCTACACCACGGACGGGGTGCCCAGGGAGCGAAGACGGACCTACTGGCGCGACGCCGTGGCCCACACCTTCGGAGCCGTGGACGTCAAGCTCGCCGAGGAGGTGTTCTCCGGCACGATCCATGCGTCACCGGCGGGCCGGACACGGGGCGTCACGGTGGACAGCGAAGCCCTGCAGACCGTGCGCACACCGCGGCTCATCGCGGGGTCCACCGGCGACGACCACGTGGTCGTGATGCTGCTGAGCAGCGGGCTCGCCCGGGTCGAGCAGGACGCGCGCGACGCGTATGTCGAGCCCGGGCAGCTCTTCGTCTACGACCGGGCGCGTCCCATGCGGCTGACCTTCCCCGACACCTTCCGGACGAAGGCCCTCGTCCTGCCCCGGCACCTGCTGAGCCTGAGGGAGTCGGACCTGTGCCGGATCACGGCCTCTCCCCTCGACTCCACGACGCCCCTCGGCCACCTGCTGTCCCCCTTCCTGTCCCGCCTCGTGGACACCGCGGGCGCGTATCCGCAGCACGTCGGCGACCTGATCACCCGCAACGTCCTGGACCTGCTCACGGTGCTGGCCGACGAGCGACGCGGCGGTGACAGCGCGGGCACACCGAGCGCCACCCGCGTGCTGCTGATGCGGGTCCAGGCGTACATCGACCGTCACCTGGCGGACCCCGACCTGGCCCCGGAGGCCATCGCCCGGGCCAATCAGATCTCCCTGCGCTACCTGTACAGCCTCTTCCAGAACGAGGGCACCACCGTCCGCCGGTGGATCCAGGGCCGCCGGCTGGAGCAGTGCCGACGTGAGCTGGCCCGCCGGGACGCGGCGAGCCGGACCATCGCCGCGGTGGGCCGACGGTGGGGCTTCGTCAGCGCCGCCCACTTCAGCCGGGCGTTCCGGGGCGCCTACGGGATGTCCCCCGTCGAGTGGCGGGACCACGCGGCACTCGAGCGTCGTACGCACACGTCGCCACCGGGCGCCTGA
- a CDS encoding FMN reductase — MKLVAVSAGLSTPSSTRLLADRLAESARTDLAAEGHDVQTEVIELRELAVAVANHLVTGFPPPQLASAIDAVTGADGLIAVTPVFTASYSGLFKSFFDLIDPDALTGTPVLIAATGGTARHSLVLEHALRPLFAYLRAGVVPTAVYAASEDWGSGGDDYTEGLPARIQRAAGELTVAMAARPASETTPDDEVTALERQLSDLRFD, encoded by the coding sequence GTGAAGCTCGTCGCCGTCTCGGCGGGGCTGAGCACCCCGTCGTCCACCCGCCTGCTCGCCGACCGGCTCGCCGAGTCGGCCCGCACCGACCTGGCCGCCGAGGGCCACGACGTACAGACCGAGGTCATCGAGCTGCGCGAACTGGCCGTCGCCGTCGCCAACCACCTCGTGACCGGTTTCCCGCCGCCCCAGCTGGCGTCCGCGATCGACGCGGTGACGGGCGCGGACGGCCTGATCGCCGTGACGCCCGTGTTCACCGCCTCCTACAGCGGGCTGTTCAAGTCCTTCTTCGACCTCATCGACCCGGACGCCCTCACCGGCACGCCGGTCCTGATCGCGGCGACGGGAGGGACGGCCCGCCACTCCCTGGTTCTGGAGCACGCGTTGCGCCCGCTCTTCGCCTACCTGCGAGCCGGTGTCGTCCCCACCGCGGTGTACGCGGCGTCCGAGGACTGGGGGTCCGGCGGCGACGACTACACCGAGGGCCTGCCCGCCCGCATCCAGCGGGCGGCCGGTGAACTGACCGTCGCCATGGCCGCCCGCCCGGCGTCGGAGACGACGCCCGACGACGAGGTCACCGCCCTCGAACGGCAGCTCTCCGACCTGCGCTTCGACTGA
- a CDS encoding LLM class flavin-dependent oxidoreductase, translating into MQFGIFSVGDVTPDPTNDRTPSEHERIKAMVAIALKAEEVGLDVFATGEHHNPPFVPSSPTTMLGYIAARTEKLILSTATTLITTNDPVKIAEDYAMLQHLAGGRVDLMMGRGNTGPVYPWFGKDIRQGIDLAKENYALLRRLWREDVVDWEGTFRTPLQGFTSTPRPLDGVPPFVWHGSIRSPEIAEQAAFYGDGFFHNNIFWPADHTRRMVQLYRRRYAHHGHGRPEEAIVGLGGQVFMRKNSQDAVREFRPYFDNAPVYGHGPSLEDFTEQTPLTVGSPQQVIERTLSFRETVGDYQRQLFLMDHAGLPLKTVLEQLDILGEEVVPVLRKEFAIGRPADVPDAPTHESLRTAREVAAA; encoded by the coding sequence ATGCAGTTCGGAATCTTCTCGGTGGGGGACGTCACCCCCGACCCGACCAACGACCGTACCCCCTCGGAGCACGAGCGCATCAAGGCGATGGTCGCCATCGCGCTCAAGGCGGAGGAGGTCGGCCTCGACGTCTTCGCGACCGGTGAGCACCACAACCCGCCGTTCGTGCCGTCGTCGCCGACCACGATGCTCGGCTACATCGCGGCCCGCACCGAGAAGTTGATCCTCTCCACGGCCACGACACTGATCACCACCAACGACCCGGTGAAGATCGCCGAGGACTACGCGATGCTCCAGCACCTGGCCGGCGGCCGGGTGGACCTGATGATGGGCCGCGGCAACACCGGGCCGGTCTACCCCTGGTTCGGCAAGGACATCCGGCAGGGCATCGACCTCGCCAAGGAGAACTACGCCCTGCTGCGTCGGCTGTGGCGCGAGGACGTCGTGGACTGGGAGGGGACGTTCCGCACTCCCCTGCAGGGCTTCACGTCCACGCCCCGCCCGCTGGACGGCGTACCGCCGTTCGTGTGGCACGGCTCGATCCGCTCGCCCGAGATCGCCGAACAGGCCGCCTTCTACGGCGACGGCTTCTTCCACAACAACATCTTCTGGCCCGCCGACCACACGCGACGGATGGTCCAGCTGTACCGGCGCAGGTACGCCCACCACGGTCACGGCCGGCCCGAGGAGGCCATCGTCGGCCTGGGCGGGCAGGTGTTCATGCGGAAGAACTCCCAGGACGCCGTACGGGAGTTCCGCCCGTACTTCGACAACGCGCCGGTCTACGGCCACGGGCCGTCCCTGGAGGACTTCACCGAGCAGACCCCGCTTACGGTGGGCTCCCCGCAGCAGGTCATCGAGCGGACGCTGTCCTTCCGCGAGACCGTCGGCGACTACCAGCGGCAGCTGTTCCTGATGGACCACGCGGGCCTGCCACTGAAGACCGTGCTGGAGCAGCTCGACATCCTCGGCGAGGAGGTCGTACCGGTGCTGCGCAAGGAGTTCGCGATCGGCCGCCCGGCCGACGTGCCGGACGCGCCCACCCACGAGTCCCTGCGGACCGCGCGGGAGGTGGCCGCCGCGTGA
- a CDS encoding cytochrome ubiquinol oxidase subunit I — MASATVVELSRWQFAITAIFHMTFPALTVGLSVLLAVVYTVYVRTGNPLYLQIFRFWKKIFAVGFGLGVVAGTVMTFEFGLNWGVYAHAVGPVIGVTIGMEVITAFFLEAGFIGLMLYGDGRIRPRTIALASWMVAFGTLLSTTWILSANSWMQDPVGYEKADGQFHARDWAGILLNPAFAHRFPHMLLAVLISAAWFVGGISAWYLVKNRVHARPMARRCLSIALGVLGVLMPIQLYVGDGTAVFMGQHQLPKLEAFEGNWKSDNNGYNLLVVPDTDKGENRLHVEIPYLGSAIAQDLSGQTNTPGLLLTPPGERPNMWTTFYGFRAMYFTALLMFGTAFAGVVLRMRRRLFDSRRFLKWLVWMTPAGIIAITGGWIVAETGRQPWVVYGQLRTADAVSHLSVLDVTVSLAGFVLLYLTLLAIWARYIVRTVKAGPEALPTGPAAPDTSEALVA; from the coding sequence ATGGCTTCCGCAACCGTCGTCGAACTGTCCCGATGGCAGTTCGCGATCACCGCGATCTTCCATATGACCTTCCCCGCGCTCACCGTCGGCCTGTCCGTGCTCCTCGCGGTCGTGTACACGGTCTACGTGCGCACGGGGAATCCCCTGTATCTGCAGATCTTCCGGTTCTGGAAGAAGATCTTCGCCGTCGGCTTCGGCCTGGGCGTCGTCGCCGGCACGGTGATGACGTTCGAGTTCGGCCTCAACTGGGGCGTCTACGCCCACGCCGTCGGTCCCGTCATCGGGGTCACGATCGGCATGGAGGTGATCACCGCCTTCTTCCTGGAGGCGGGGTTCATCGGCCTGATGCTGTACGGCGACGGGCGGATCCGCCCGCGCACCATTGCATTGGCGAGCTGGATGGTCGCCTTCGGCACGCTGCTGTCCACCACCTGGATCCTGTCGGCCAACAGCTGGATGCAGGACCCCGTCGGCTACGAGAAGGCCGACGGCCAGTTCCACGCCCGGGACTGGGCCGGCATCCTGCTCAATCCCGCCTTCGCCCACCGCTTCCCGCACATGCTGCTGGCCGTGCTGATCAGCGCCGCCTGGTTCGTCGGCGGGATCTCCGCCTGGTATCTGGTGAAGAACCGGGTGCACGCCCGGCCCATGGCCCGCCGCTGTCTGTCCATCGCGCTCGGTGTGCTGGGCGTGCTGATGCCGATCCAGCTGTACGTGGGAGACGGCACAGCGGTCTTCATGGGTCAGCACCAACTGCCCAAGCTGGAGGCGTTCGAGGGGAACTGGAAGAGCGACAACAACGGCTACAACCTGCTCGTCGTCCCCGACACCGACAAGGGCGAGAACAGGCTGCACGTCGAGATCCCCTACCTCGGCTCGGCCATTGCCCAGGACCTCAGCGGCCAGACGAACACGCCCGGCCTGCTGCTGACCCCGCCCGGTGAACGCCCCAACATGTGGACCACCTTCTACGGCTTCCGCGCGATGTACTTCACCGCGCTGCTCATGTTCGGCACGGCCTTCGCGGGCGTGGTCCTGCGCATGCGGCGCCGCCTGTTCGACTCGCGTCGCTTCCTCAAGTGGCTGGTGTGGATGACCCCGGCCGGGATCATCGCCATCACCGGCGGCTGGATCGTCGCCGAGACGGGCCGCCAGCCCTGGGTGGTCTACGGCCAACTGCGCACCGCCGACGCGGTCTCCCACCTCAGCGTCCTCGACGTCACGGTCAGTCTGGCGGGCTTCGTCCTGCTCTATCTCACCCTGCTGGCCATCTGGGCCCGCTACATCGTCCGCACGGTCAAGGCCGGCCCCGAGGCCCTGCCCACGGGCCCCGCCGCGCCCGACACATCGGAGGCCCTCGTTGCTTGA
- a CDS encoding cytochrome d ubiquinol oxidase subunit II, translated as MLEYASYALVLFSLAMYVVLDGYDLGVGMLSLAARPERRREYGEIVATAWDANESWIILAGVVLWAGLPGVYAVVLPAVYLPLTGMLIAVILRGLGLEMHSAAGGYRRGWALLFGGASLAAAVCQGLVLGAVLTGPHQRDGVFQGGAFDWLSRYGVLCALGLVAVYLLAGAAWLQDKTAGWSRPEVRRTGRALLVATAVMAVVLSLLLPGADPQRFDVHSSRAVLFWLTVGAAAVAGGVAWYGFGRRPDWRPFAAVATMTVCGLLGLVALTAPVVVPPALTVHQAASPHSSQLFLVLGVGLCMPLVLAYNLYAWRSFRGKYTDPVERPLPPLPVRTHPLTAPTVSEGGARTVARRIMLVVLGILATALSQDVFGGVADWIGPVGITVLGGTAMAAWIAGDRRDRRAGYFDADAEAESTS; from the coding sequence TTGCTTGAGTACGCCAGTTACGCGCTCGTCCTCTTCTCCCTCGCCATGTACGTCGTCCTCGACGGCTACGACCTCGGGGTGGGCATGCTCAGCCTGGCCGCGCGGCCGGAGCGCCGACGGGAGTACGGCGAGATCGTCGCCACCGCCTGGGACGCCAACGAGAGCTGGATCATCCTGGCCGGGGTCGTCCTGTGGGCCGGACTGCCCGGTGTCTACGCAGTGGTCCTGCCCGCCGTCTACCTGCCGTTGACCGGCATGCTGATCGCCGTCATCCTGCGCGGCCTCGGCCTGGAGATGCACAGCGCGGCCGGCGGCTACCGGCGGGGCTGGGCGTTGCTGTTCGGTGGGGCGTCGCTCGCCGCGGCCGTGTGCCAGGGGCTCGTCCTCGGGGCCGTGCTCACCGGCCCGCACCAGCGCGACGGCGTCTTCCAGGGCGGGGCGTTCGACTGGCTCAGCCGCTACGGCGTGCTGTGCGCGCTGGGCCTGGTCGCCGTGTACCTGCTGGCCGGTGCCGCCTGGCTGCAGGACAAGACCGCGGGATGGTCGCGGCCGGAAGTCCGGCGCACCGGACGGGCGTTGCTGGTGGCCACCGCTGTCATGGCGGTCGTACTGAGTCTGCTGCTGCCGGGCGCCGACCCGCAGCGGTTCGATGTCCACTCGTCGCGGGCCGTACTGTTCTGGCTCACGGTCGGTGCCGCCGCGGTGGCCGGTGGGGTCGCCTGGTACGGCTTCGGGCGGCGCCCCGACTGGCGGCCGTTCGCCGCGGTGGCCACGATGACGGTCTGCGGACTGCTCGGGCTGGTGGCGCTCACGGCGCCGGTCGTCGTGCCGCCCGCGCTGACCGTCCACCAGGCCGCGAGCCCGCACTCCTCGCAACTCTTCCTGGTCCTGGGCGTCGGGCTGTGCATGCCGTTGGTGCTGGCTTACAACCTGTACGCCTGGCGGAGTTTCCGCGGCAAGTACACCGATCCGGTGGAGCGTCCGCTCCCGCCGCTGCCCGTCCGCACCCACCCCTTGACGGCCCCCACCGTGTCCGAAGGCGGCGCGCGGACGGTCGCACGACGGATCATGCTGGTGGTGCTCGGCATCCTGGCCACCGCCCTGTCTCAGGACGTCTTCGGCGGTGTGGCGGACTGGATCGGTCCTGTCGGCATCACCGTCCTGGGCGGTACGGCCATGGCGGCGTGGATCGCGGGTGACCGCCGGGACCGGCGTGCCGGATACTTCGACGCGGACGCCGAGGCGGAGAGCACCTCATGA
- a CDS encoding ABC transporter ATP-binding protein/permease, with protein MTTSDVLLDELAGDAAPAARLKEWADAGRAELRRAGLLRGAAQLGTVLWAGGLSWGAERGLSALHGNPASAVLPPALLIAGGVALRAVLLAAGDAAAARGARTVRETLRGRLVETALPAYGPASAEADDAAVIQAVDGEVDELTDWLTDYLPARTSMLLGSGLVLAAIAARSWFVALLVLAATPLLPANLKVIGLGTQTAVRAQLTAIRGHRARLLDHLRGLPTLVGLGAHDRAADELALNDREVAGRTEKVLRIAFLSTAWVELLITGTLAVVATYCGLVLLDYLALPVVPAHMSLSAALFVLVLVPAYFAPARELAAGYHARARASAAAGLLGQVLDAGREVTAVPPAPRRATAPPGLHLVMVTDHHQARRTAALAGLELRLAPGRCLAVTGPSGAGKSTLLAVAAGLYTPRGGRAFHVLDGRPVPADPSRVAWVGQPAHLLPGTLRENLLLARPTANDDDLLDAIAALGFEDLLAALPRGLDTPLGERGSGLSSGQSQRLALVRALLQDAPLLCLDEPTAHLDPEAERRVLSALRTLARDRTVLLATHSPALLTLADQVVRLDHGRSR; from the coding sequence ATGACCACCTCGGACGTGCTCCTGGACGAACTGGCCGGGGACGCGGCGCCCGCCGCCCGGCTGAAGGAGTGGGCGGACGCCGGCCGGGCGGAGCTGCGCCGGGCGGGGCTGCTGCGCGGCGCGGCCCAGCTCGGGACGGTCCTGTGGGCGGGCGGGCTGTCCTGGGGCGCCGAGCGCGGCCTGTCCGCACTCCATGGCAACCCCGCGTCCGCCGTGCTGCCGCCCGCGCTGCTGATCGCGGGTGGCGTCGCCCTACGCGCCGTCCTGCTGGCCGCGGGCGACGCGGCGGCCGCGCGCGGCGCGCGTACCGTACGGGAGACCCTGCGCGGGCGGCTCGTCGAGACGGCGCTGCCCGCGTACGGCCCGGCCTCTGCCGAGGCCGACGACGCGGCCGTGATCCAGGCCGTCGACGGCGAGGTGGACGAGCTGACCGACTGGCTCACCGACTACCTGCCCGCGCGGACCAGCATGCTGCTCGGCAGCGGCCTCGTCCTGGCGGCGATCGCCGCCCGCAGCTGGTTCGTCGCCCTGCTCGTGCTGGCCGCCACTCCCCTGCTGCCCGCCAACCTCAAGGTCATCGGCCTCGGCACCCAGACCGCCGTACGCGCCCAGCTGACCGCGATCCGCGGCCACCGGGCCCGGCTCCTCGACCACCTGCGCGGCCTGCCCACCCTGGTCGGGCTCGGGGCGCACGACCGGGCGGCCGACGAGCTGGCCCTGAACGACCGGGAGGTCGCCGGGCGCACGGAGAAGGTACTGCGCATCGCCTTCCTGTCGACCGCGTGGGTGGAACTGCTCATCACCGGAACCCTCGCCGTGGTGGCGACCTACTGCGGACTGGTGCTGCTCGACTATCTGGCCCTGCCCGTCGTACCGGCCCACATGAGCCTGTCCGCCGCCCTGTTCGTGCTGGTCCTGGTGCCCGCCTACTTCGCGCCGGCCCGGGAACTGGCCGCCGGGTACCACGCCCGCGCGCGGGCGAGTGCCGCGGCGGGCCTGCTGGGCCAGGTGCTGGACGCGGGGCGTGAGGTCACCGCGGTGCCACCGGCCCCACGACGTGCCACAGCGCCGCCCGGACTGCACCTGGTCATGGTGACGGATCACCACCAGGCGCGGAGAACAGCGGCGTTGGCGGGGCTCGAGCTGCGCCTTGCGCCGGGACGGTGCCTCGCGGTGACGGGTCCCAGCGGGGCCGGGAAGTCCACGCTGCTCGCCGTCGCGGCCGGGCTGTACACGCCGCGCGGCGGACGCGCGTTCCATGTGCTGGACGGCCGGCCCGTCCCCGCCGACCCCAGCCGGGTCGCCTGGGTGGGCCAGCCCGCGCACCTGCTGCCGGGCACCCTGCGAGAGAACCTGCTGCTGGCGAGGCCCACCGCGAACGACGACGACCTGCTGGACGCCATCGCCGCCCTCGGCTTCGAGGACCTCCTCGCCGCGCTGCCGCGGGGACTGGACACCCCGCTCGGCGAACGCGGCTCCGGCCTGTCCTCCGGCCAGTCCCAACGGCTCGCCCTGGTACGGGCGTTGCTGCAAGACGCGCCGCTGCTGTGCCTGGACGAACCCACCGCGCACCTGGACCCGGAGGCGGAGCGGCGCGTGCTGTCCGCGCTGCGCACGCTGGCCCGCGACCGTACGGTCCTGCTCGCCACCCACAGCCCCGCGCTGCTGACGCTTGCGGACCAGGTCGTCAGGCTGGACCACGGGAGGAGCCGATGA